TCTTCGAAATAAAGTGATGGGATGGATTTTATGACGGAAACTGTTACGCAAGGGGACCAACAGACGATTAGTGTTATCGGCGCCGGAGCATGGGGAACTGCATTGGCGATTATTTTAGCGCAAAACAACCATGCTGTCAGGCTTTGGGAATTTTTTCCTGACTATGCCGCGATTCTCAACGATCGCCGGGAGAATCCGAAATTTTTACCGGGCATAAAAATTCCGGAAACAATCCGCATTACCAGTGATTTGGAAAAAGCGGTTCAGGACAGCCGGATTGTCGTTATGGCGGTTCCTTCCCAGGTGCTGCGAACCGTCATTCGGAAAATTGCCGGCTATGGCATGCCGCTGGACACCATCATAACAGCATCCAAAGGGATTGAACAAACGACTTTGATGAGGATGTCGGAAGTTGTTAAACAAGAATGCGGATTATGCCGGGAGTGTTGTGTGCTTTCCGGTCCCAGTCATGCAGAGGAAGTCAGCCGGCAGATTCCAACCTCCGTTGTCGCGGCGGCAAAGGATGTAGCAACCGGAACATTTATTCAGACGTTGTTTAGTACGGAACATTTTCGCGTCTATAGCAGTCAGGATGTTGTAGGGGTTGAATTGGGCGGTGCGTTGAAAAATGTTATTGCGATCGCCGCCGGCATTGTGGATGGCTTGGGATTGGGAGATAATACCAAAGCAGCCCTGATGACCCGCGGGTTGGCGGAGATGGGACGTTTGGGCAGGGCTTTGCAGGCGAAACCGGAGACGTTTGCCGGACTCTCCGGTATGGGAGATTTAGTTGTGACTTGCACGAGTCAGCATTCCAGGAATCGTCGCGTTGGGGAAGAACTTGGCCGGGGCCGGACGCTGGAAGAAATTTTGAACAGTATGGAAATGGTCGCCGAAGGGGTCGAGACCACCAAGTCCGCCAAGCGCCTGGCAGATCAGAAAAACGTTGAGATGCCCATCATCACCGAGGTCTACAAAATATTATTTGAAGTCAAGTCACCCCGGATCGCGGTCAAAGATTTAATGCAGCGTCCCCGAAAAACGGAAATGGAGACCGGCGGGAAATCCGGATCGGAGGCAATAGGTTGAAAAGCAAACCATCCAAAGAAAAAACGGTTACGAAGGCAGTGTTGGCTCAAAAATTATCCGAACTGGGTCTGTCACGTCGCTACTGCCGGAAAATAATCGATTATTTTTTTGAACAGCTTACGGATTCGCTCCTGAAAGGTGAGGTCATTCATCTGGTTGGTTTTGGGTCGTTTCATTATAAAACAAGAAATCCAAGAAAGAGCCGCAATCCCAGAACAGGTGAATCGGTTGACGTGCCAAAAAAGAAAGTAATACAGTTCAGAGCGGGCAGTGGATTA
The window above is part of the bacterium genome. Proteins encoded here:
- a CDS encoding HU family DNA-binding protein, which translates into the protein MKSKPSKEKTVTKAVLAQKLSELGLSRRYCRKIIDYFFEQLTDSLLKGEVIHLVGFGSFHYKTRNPRKSRNPRTGESVDVPKKKVIQFRAGSGLKKLVRQ
- a CDS encoding NAD(P)H-dependent glycerol-3-phosphate dehydrogenase, which produces MTETVTQGDQQTISVIGAGAWGTALAIILAQNNHAVRLWEFFPDYAAILNDRRENPKFLPGIKIPETIRITSDLEKAVQDSRIVVMAVPSQVLRTVIRKIAGYGMPLDTIITASKGIEQTTLMRMSEVVKQECGLCRECCVLSGPSHAEEVSRQIPTSVVAAAKDVATGTFIQTLFSTEHFRVYSSQDVVGVELGGALKNVIAIAAGIVDGLGLGDNTKAALMTRGLAEMGRLGRALQAKPETFAGLSGMGDLVVTCTSQHSRNRRVGEELGRGRTLEEILNSMEMVAEGVETTKSAKRLADQKNVEMPIITEVYKILFEVKSPRIAVKDLMQRPRKTEMETGGKSGSEAIG